One window from the genome of Cryptomeria japonica chromosome 6, Sugi_1.0, whole genome shotgun sequence encodes:
- the LOC131036411 gene encoding uncharacterized protein LOC131036411, whose protein sequence is MANLALVLIGKFVGLRPNIESVCVWVSGKWKGKGQIEVVVVANGFFSFSFVCDEDLRSILVGGPWILGKTSLDLKKWEPGFNPKDWECNEAPIWVRPPGLPLDYQDEDIFVGLATCFGELLSVDLMTTAKRRLVYAHICVNIKQSTDLSLEISFNLNLGKWVQKLEYETIPFACFHYKKVGYWARYFPKKPQPKKVRKKVSSPTDAHVSPQMDPVPSRVDTPPDMVDNNMNQAQMEDSSALQTSLEVHATPNPDRVAKVAPLGSKTIVVPDMVHVDPQLDTQIKGVCPGLDNATRSNNENQSIHLLIDVSNTLEILKSQN, encoded by the coding sequence ATGGCGAACCTAGCTTTGGTTTTGATTGGTAAGTTTGTGGGGCTGCGCCCAAATATTGAATCTGTTTGTGTGTGGGTTTCTGGGAAGTGGAAAGGGAAAGGTCAGATTGAAGTTGTTGTTGTGGCTAatggttttttctctttctcatttgTGTGTGATGAGGacttgagatctatcttggtggGAGGTCCCTGGATTCTGGGAAAAACCTCCTTAGATCTTAAGAAATGGGAACCCGGTTTCAATCCTAAGGATTGGGAATGCAATGAGGCCCCTATTTGGGTTCGTCCTCCTGGTCTCCCCTTAGATTATCAGGATGAAGATATCTTTGTTGGATTGGCTACGTGTTTTGGTGAACTTCTATCTGTGGATTTGATGACGACAGCCAAAAGAAGGCTGGTCTATGCTCACATATGTGTTAACATCAAGCAATCTACTGATCTCTCTCTTGAGATTTCTTTCAATTTGAATCTAGGAAAATGGGTCCAGAAACTGGAATATGAAACCATCCCTTTTGCTTGTTTTCACTATAAAAAAGTTGGTTACTGGGCTAGATATTTCCCAAAGAAACCCCAACCAAAGAAGGTGAGGAAGAAAGTGTCTTCTCCGACGGACGCCCATGTTTCTCCCCAAATGGATCCTGTACCCTCAAGGGTAGACACACCCCCTGATATGGTGGATAACAATATGAATCAGGCCCAGATGGAGGATTCTTCAGCTTTGCAGACATCTTTGGAGGTTCATGCTACGCCTAACCCAGATAGGGTTGCCAAGGTGGCTCCCTTAGGATCAAAGACCATTGTAGTACCAGATATGGTTCATGTAGACCCTCAACTTGATACTCAAATCAAGGGTGTGTGTCCTGGCCTGGATAATGCCACTAGATCCAACAATGAGAACCaatccattcatctacttattgatGTTAGTAATACACTAGAGATTCTAAAATCACAGAATTAA